CAACCCCCCATAAGGGGTTGGGGGAGAGGGTGTGGGAGAGGGGGCAGGGGCCCGCGGCCCCTGGCCCCCTCTCCCACCCTTCCCCGCTCCTCACCCCTCCGCGACTGCCCGGCGCCTTGCCGCTTCCGGGGGTTCCGGCGGCCGGGCCAGGATTTCCTCCACCTTCTCTTCCAGCCGAGCGATGAGGGGCGGCAGCGTCCCCGGGTCCAGAGCCGAGATGGCCACCCCGTCGTGGATGCGGCATTGCAGAGCCGCCAGGGCCGGGGGCACCAGGTCCATCTTGTTGAAGATCTTTAGCACCGGCTTGTGGTCCAGCTGCAGGGCGGCCAAAATCCCTTCCACCGCCTGGATGTGCTCCGGAAAGCGGGGGTTGGCCAGGTCGATGACGTGCAGGAGCAGGTCGGCGTCCTCCAGCTCCTCCAATGTGGCCTTGAAGGCCTCCAGGAGGTTCTGGGGCAGGTTCCTGATGAAGCCCACGGTGTCGGTGATGATGACCTCCCGCTCCCGGGGGAAGCGCAACCGCCGGCTGGTGGGGTCCAGGGTGGCGAAAAGCCGGTCTTCGGCCAGCACCTGGGCGTGGGTCAGGGCGTTGAACAGGGTGGATTTGCCGGCGTTGGTGTAGCCGATGAGCGACAGGATGGGCAATTGGTGACGCTTGCGACCCTCCCGGCGCACCCGGCGTTCGGCCCGGACCCGGGCCAACTCCTCCTGCAGGCGATGCAACCGCTCTTGCATGCGCCGCCGGTCGATCTCCAGCTTGGTCTCCCCCGGCCCCCGGCCGCCGATGCCGCCGGTGAGGCGAGACAGCGAGTCGTCCCGGCCCCGAAGGCGCGGCAGGAGGTATTTCACCTGGGCCATCTCCACCTGTAGCTTGCCCTCCCGGCTCCGGGCCCGTTGGGCGAAGAGGTCCAGGATGAGCTGGGTGCGGTCAATGACCCTGAGGTCGGTGAGATCGGTGATGGAGCGCACCTGGGAGGGGCTGAGCTCGGCGTCGAAGATGAGGAGGTCCGAGCCCCACTGCAGGGCCTGGAGCATGAGCTCCATGAGCTTGCCCTTGCCCATGAGGAAGCGGGGGTCGAAGCGCTCCCGTTTCTGGAGCAAAGTGGCGGCCACCTCCAGGCCGGCGGAGCGGGCCAGCTCCGCCAGCTCCGCCAATGACTCCTCGGCCTCCAGCCGGTTTTTGCCGGTGACGCCGATGAGGATGGCCCGATCCTGACGGCGGCCTCCCGCCTCAGTCCCCACCCGGGCCAGCTCCTCCTCCAGGGAGTCCACCATGGCGGCGAAGTCCAGGTCCACCCGGGTGGGGTGGTCGTAGTCCAGGACGGCCCAGCCCCGGCCGTCCACCTCCCGGGGCAAAAGATGCGCCGCCTGCACCCGCCCCGGCAGGCCCGCTGGGGTCACCTCCACCACGGCCACTGCGTCCAGTTTCAGCAGGGCCAGATCCATGAAGTCGTCCTGGGTGAGGGGGCTGGCGTCCAGATGGGTATGAAGCAGGCGCAGACCCTTGAGGCGGCCCCGGGCGCCCCGCTCCCGGGGCAGAGGCGGGATGAGCAGCCCTTTGGCGTCCCCCACCAGCACGTAGGCCACCTGGCCGCTGCGGTTCACCAGCAGGCCCACCTGGCGGTGCAGGTCGTGGGAGATTTCGGTGAGCTGGCGGGCCAGCTCCGGGGTCAAAAGCTCCCGGGGCGGCACCCGGCGGCGATAGAGCCGCTCCAGCCGCCGCAACTGCTCATGTTTGAGGCCGATGAGATTGCCTAACGGTTTGTTGATAAACGCTTCTCCTTGCGAGTAGGTAAAGTAGGTTTGGTTGAGGGGAGGGCCGGGGGAGCAGTGGCTCCCCCGCCCTCCCCTCAAACTCCCCTCCCCACCCCCTAGATGGGGTTGGGGGAGTGGGTCTGGGAGGGGGGGCAGGGGCCCGCGACCCTTGGCCCCCTCTCCCAGCTACCGCAGCCGCCTCAGCACCCGGGCGGCGGCGGCCACCTCCGGCTGGAGCACATCCGCCAAGGCGATCTCCAGGCCCGCCCCGGCCAGAAGCGCCAGCACCATGGTGTCCAGGGTGACGGCGTAATGCTCCCTGAGGCCGCTCCTCAGATTGGAGATGCCGGCCATGGTGCGGGCCGGCTCCCCCAGGACCTGACCTCCGGCCAGCCAGCGCACCGTCTGGATCACCGCACCGGTGCGAGGCAGGGCGTCGGGCCAGCTCAGATGCGGCAGCACGGGATCGAAGATGAGGCGCTCCGGCGCCAGCCCCGCCGCCTGGGCCCGCTCCTTGAGTTCCGCCGCCAGGGCCAGTTTGCCCTCCACCTCCGGCGGCGAAAAGGAGCGCTCATCCAGTAGCAGCACCACCAGGTCGGTGTCGTGCTCCACCGCCAGGGGGAGAATTTCCTCCAGTTTTTGCGGCTCCAGGGTGAGGGCGCTCAAGATGGGCTTGCGGCGGCAGGCCTTGAGCCCCCGGGCCAGCACCGGAGCCTGGGGACTGTCCAAAATGAGGGGCAGGTCCACCGCCTCCTGCACCGCCTCCACCATGAAGGCCAGCCGGTCCCAGCGCCGCTCCGGCAGATAGCCGGGGTTGAGGTCCAGAAGCCGGGCCCCCGCCTCCTGGCAACGCCGGGCCAGGTCTTGCAGGGGCAAAGGGTCCAGCCTCTCCAAGGCCTTAGCCACCACCGGCCGGGTGACCGTGAGGCAGTCCGCCGCCAGCCGGATCACGCCTGCCTCCCCTTCACCCGGGCTTCCAGGACTGCCCGGGCCTGGGCCAACGTCGCATCAATTTCCTTCACCAGATCCTCCAGCCGCCGGGCCCACTCCCGGGATACGGCCGGCGCCAGCCAAGGCAGATTCGCCTTGGCGATGGCCGTGGCCCCCCGGCCGCTCCCGGCCAAGAGCTCCACGGCCACCTGCACGTCCGCCAGGAGATGGCGGGCGCAGTGTCCTCCCACGGCCGTTGCCAGGCTCAGCCCTTCCCGGGCCGCTGCGGCGATGCGATAGGGAATCTCCGTGGCCTTAAGGGCGGCAGCCTCCCGAGCCTCGCCGCCCTGCCGGAAGTTGGAGGCCAAGCCCGCATAGGCTCGCACATCCTCCTCCTGGAGATCCTCCAGGACCCGTTCCAGGGACGCGCCGGCCTGCCGCCACTCAGGCCAGGAGTTGGGTCCCTGGCGACATCTGGAGGTACGGCGCTCCTCCAGTTGCGCCACCTTGAGGAGTAAGGCCACCCCCACCCGGGCCCCGAAGGCCGCGGCGGCGCCGCCCCCGGGATCGGGCCGGGGCCGGGAGAGTTCCTGCAGAAAGCCATCTCCCATGGAGGGCACCGTAGCGATTAACTTAAAAAGGGCAAAAATCCTGGCCCCCTTCCCCACCTTTCCCCATAACTTTCCCTGGGGGGTAAATGAGGGTTGCGATGGAGGCACGGAGAATCAATGAATCCCCTTTGGATAATTTTATCGCAGACGTCGTGGAAACGTAAGGGAATCCGGCCGGGGGAGCGGCATCAAAGGCGCCAGGCCTGAATCCTTAGGGCAAAGGTGAGAAAAGGCCAGGGTCGAGGCCCTATGTTCCTTCTCTCACCCCACTCCCTTAGCCCCATGTGCGGGAGGGAAGAGAGGGGATAGGGGGGATCGGAAGCCCTGGTCCCCGGTCACCCTTTTGAATTATCCCGCTCTCATCCTTTCCCGAAATATGCCTGCACCTCGGCCCGGCTGCCGGCTACCGTCAACTGGCGGCGCAGACGGGTCAGGCGGGCCGATGCTTCGGCCAGGCGCTCCTTGAGGGCGGGGGTCTTTTCCAGCTCCCGGGCCGCCTCCCAGGCCAGGTCGGCATGCTCGCAAATCAGGAGCAGATCCGCGCCGGCGGCCAGGGCCTGAAGGGCAGCTGCCGGCACTTCGCTCCCCTCCCGGATGGCCCCCATCTCCAGGTCATCGGTCATCACCACCCCGGCAAACCCCAGCCGGCCCCGGAGCCAGGTGCGGATGGCCACCGGCGACAGGGTGGCCGGAGCCTCCTCCCAGGCCGGCACCCGCACATGGGCGGTCATCACCACCGGCACCCCGGCGGCCACCGCGGCGGCAAAGGGCCTGAGGTCCGCCGCCCGCTCCGGATCGGGGCTCTCCGCCGTGGGGAGCACCAGGTGGGAGTCCCGGCGGGTATCCCCCAGCCCCGGGAAATGCTTGGCCGTGGCCAACACCCCGCCGGCGAGCACCCCCCGGATGGCCGCCACCCCATAGGCCGCCACCTTCTCCAGGTCCGGCCCGAAGGAGCGCTCCCACAAGGGGCACTCGGGCCCGCGGGCCACATCCACTACCGGCGCCAGGTTGAGATTGACCCCCACCAGGGCCAGTTCGCGGCCTACCTGCTGAAACAGGGCCTGCACCTCGCCGGGAGTGGCCGTCTCCCCCAGTTCCCGGGCAGACGGGATGCGGGTGAAGGGCTCCCTGAGGCGCTGCACCGGGCCCCCTTCCTGGTCCACGGCGATGAGAAGAGGCGGGCCGCCCCGCTTGTGGGCCAGCCTCTGCAGCTCATTGGTGAGCTCCCAGACCTGCAGGGGGCTTTCAAGGTTGCGGGCAAAGAGGATAACGCCCCCCACCCCCAGATCCTGCACCAGTTCCCGGGCCACCGCCTCCACCCGGGGCTCCGGCAGCCCCACCATGAACACCTGCCCGCACGCCTGCATGACACCTCCCCCAGGGCCCCTTGAATGGTTCCCTCCTTATACCACGGGTGTCAATGCACAGAAAGCCCTGAAAGGGAGATGACAGGCGAGAAATGGTCTCAGGGGTTGGCCTTCCCAGACCTCAGCAGGAGCGCCCTTAAGGCGTCATCGGCGGCGGAAGGAGGCGGAGGAGGGGGATCTCGGCTCGATCCCCCCCTCCTTGGGATTGGTTCTCCACGCTTCTTTTGGGCCTCTCCCACCCTGCCTATGACAGGCCGGCCCTTAATGCACGAAGTAAATCCGGCAGGCCCGGTCCAGCAGCTCCTGGGACAGAGTGGGGGGAAGCTGATGGAAGGTGCAGTAATCCAGGATCTGCTCCATCAGGTCCCGGGGGTGACAGGCGTCCATGGAGCGCCCGGTGGCGTCATAGTGGGTGACCAGGAG
This portion of the Desulfobaccales bacterium genome encodes:
- the hflX gene encoding GTPase HflX; this encodes MRGGRGSHCSPGPPLNQTYFTYSQGEAFINKPLGNLIGLKHEQLRRLERLYRRRVPPRELLTPELARQLTEISHDLHRQVGLLVNRSGQVAYVLVGDAKGLLIPPLPRERGARGRLKGLRLLHTHLDASPLTQDDFMDLALLKLDAVAVVEVTPAGLPGRVQAAHLLPREVDGRGWAVLDYDHPTRVDLDFAAMVDSLEEELARVGTEAGGRRQDRAILIGVTGKNRLEAEESLAELAELARSAGLEVAATLLQKRERFDPRFLMGKGKLMELMLQALQWGSDLLIFDAELSPSQVRSITDLTDLRVIDRTQLILDLFAQRARSREGKLQVEMAQVKYLLPRLRGRDDSLSRLTGGIGGRGPGETKLEIDRRRMQERLHRLQEELARVRAERRVRREGRKRHQLPILSLIGYTNAGKSTLFNALTHAQVLAEDRLFATLDPTSRRLRFPREREVIITDTVGFIRNLPQNLLEAFKATLEELEDADLLLHVIDLANPRFPEHIQAVEGILAALQLDHKPVLKIFNKMDLVPPALAALQCRIHDGVAISALDPGTLPPLIARLEEKVEEILARPPEPPEAARRRAVAEG
- a CDS encoding dihydropteroate synthase, giving the protein MIRLAADCLTVTRPVVAKALERLDPLPLQDLARRCQEAGARLLDLNPGYLPERRWDRLAFMVEAVQEAVDLPLILDSPQAPVLARGLKACRRKPILSALTLEPQKLEEILPLAVEHDTDLVVLLLDERSFSPPEVEGKLALAAELKERAQAAGLAPERLIFDPVLPHLSWPDALPRTGAVIQTVRWLAGGQVLGEPARTMAGISNLRSGLREHYAVTLDTMVLALLAGAGLEIALADVLQPEVAAAARVLRRLR
- a CDS encoding cyclodeaminase/cyclohydrolase family protein; its protein translation is MGDGFLQELSRPRPDPGGGAAAAFGARVGVALLLKVAQLEERRTSRCRQGPNSWPEWRQAGASLERVLEDLQEEDVRAYAGLASNFRQGGEAREAAALKATEIPYRIAAAAREGLSLATAVGGHCARHLLADVQVAVELLAGSGRGATAIAKANLPWLAPAVSREWARRLEDLVKEIDATLAQARAVLEARVKGRQA
- the nagZ gene encoding beta-N-acetylhexosaminidase, whose product is MQACGQVFMVGLPEPRVEAVARELVQDLGVGGVILFARNLESPLQVWELTNELQRLAHKRGGPPLLIAVDQEGGPVQRLREPFTRIPSARELGETATPGEVQALFQQVGRELALVGVNLNLAPVVDVARGPECPLWERSFGPDLEKVAAYGVAAIRGVLAGGVLATAKHFPGLGDTRRDSHLVLPTAESPDPERAADLRPFAAAVAAGVPVVMTAHVRVPAWEEAPATLSPVAIRTWLRGRLGFAGVVMTDDLEMGAIREGSEVPAAALQALAAGADLLLICEHADLAWEAARELEKTPALKERLAEASARLTRLRRQLTVAGSRAEVQAYFGKG